One window of Acipenser ruthenus chromosome 17, fAciRut3.2 maternal haplotype, whole genome shotgun sequence genomic DNA carries:
- the LOC117423615 gene encoding leucine-rich repeat-containing protein 24-like encodes MGHHLPLLLLLIMCKSLEAWNCTVSCNCTDFTSSCCGPQKTRLLPIIGHQNATELVLDSCGSFPMDNNTLQNFRSLEELTVKRTSLLYLDAHAFHSLPMLQTLNLTQVNLSNAAMHQNAFASLMIRRLFLANNRLDQIRRGMFAGLMNLEHLDLSGNSLRSIEENALVNLVSLRFLNLDNNHFVTITPYWFGVMFRNNSFPVVSLIGNTLTCDCKYRGMALPEYQWFSRSVILTNFSFMVNLTVEECSPPRVEEVYKEVTVRDLQPLTLSCPFSGFPRPRVSWILPSGLQLFNKSFPPFYNEDGTLHVQLVQSKFAGLYACMATNVEGTAVGLRNIVVSPTPKPPFITNRPVTFPTPQTPTISRSLWVLLWTGIVFICIIFLIILFCMLRVVCRYLNQHLRNDVSFNRFVDTPNILTLPENPQPIPHIEERHGHVHWSRENGDDTVPRVAVHTDGSYPHHQQTATELV; translated from the coding sequence ATGGGCCATCATCTTCCTCTACTGCTCCTGCTGATCATGTGTAAAAGCCTGGAGGCCTGGAATTGCACAGTAAGCTGTAACTGCACAGACTTCACCAGCTCATGCTGTGGACCTCAGAAAACTCGACTTCTCCCAATAATTGGACATCAAAATGCCACTGAATTAGTTTTGGATTCCTGTGGCAGCTTTCCCATGGATAATAACACCCTACAGAACTTCAGATCGCTGGAGGAACTGACAGTTAAGAGAACCAGCCTCCTTTACCTTGACGCTCATGCATTCCACAGCCTTCCCATGCTGCAAACTTTAAATCTAACACAAGTCAACCTGAGTAATGCAGCAATGCATCAAAACGCCTTTGCCAGCCTGATGATAAGAAGATTGTTCCTCGCGAACAACCGACTGGATCAGATCCGACGTGGGATGTTTGCTGGTCTGATGAATCTGGAGCATCTTGACCTTTCCGGTAACAGCCTCAGGTCGATTGAGGAAAACGCATTAGTGAACTTGGTGAGCCTTCGCTTCCTCAATCTGGACAACAACCACTTTGTCACGATTACCCCTTACTGGTTTGGTGTAATGTTCAGGAATAACTCCTTTCCTGTGGTTAGTCTCATTGGAAACACATTGACCTGTGATTGCAAGTACAGAGGAATGGCCCTACCTGAATACCAGTGGTTCAGCAGATCAGTGATTTTAACCAACTTCTCATTTATGGTGAACCTCACTGTTGAAGAATGCAGCCCACCTCGGGTTGAAGAGGTCTATAAAGAGGTAACTGTGAGGGATCTGCAGCCCCTAACTCTGTCTTGCCCATTCAGTGGGTTTCCTCGCCCAAGGGTCAGTTGGATACTTCCCAGTGGATTACAATTATTTAACAAGTCATTTCCTCCATTTTATAATGAAGATGGAACCTTGCATGTACAATTAGTGCAATCCAAGTTTGCTGGACTTTACGCTTGCATGGCTACAAATGTGGAAGGGACAGCTGTTGGCTTGCGTAACATTGTGGTGTCACCCACTCCCAAGCCACCCTTCATCACCAACCGACCTGTCACCTTTCCTACTCCTCAGACCCCTACAATCAGCAGGAGTCTGTGGGTATTGCTGTGGACAGGAATAGTCTTTATATGCATCATTTTTCTTATCATACTGTTTTGCATGCTAAGGGTCGTCTGCAGGTACCTAAATCAGCACCTCCGCAATGATGTTTCCTTCAACAGGTTTGTTGATACTCCAAATATCCTAACTCTTCCAGAGAACCCCCAGCCCATCCCTCACATAGAGGAGAGACATGGCCATGTGCATTGGTCAAGGGAGAATGGTGATGATACTGTCCCCAGAGTGGCCGTGCACACTGATGGAAGCTACCCACACCATCAACAGACTGCTACAGAACTTGTGTAA